Below is a window of Anaeromyxobacter diazotrophicus DNA.
AACGTGAACCTCATCGTCTTCCGGCAGGGCCTCTGCGCTACCCTCACCTCCGACCCCGACTGCCAGGGCGGAGACCTCGGGGCGTGCATCGCGCGGCACGACTGCTGGTCGCACGACGCGGCCCTGGGCGGAGGGGGCATCCTCGCGCTCACCACGGTGACCTACCGCCTGGACTCGGGCGAGATCCTCGACGCCGACATGGAGGTGAACGGCTGGAACGGCCTGCCCGCCCCGGACCTCACCGGCTTCTACCTCACCTGCGCCGATCCCCCGGCGCCCGTCTGCGCCGATCCGGTCTTCGGCCAGGCCGGGTGCGTGGAGATCGACGTCGGGAACACCGTCACCCACGAGGCCGGGCACATGGTGGGGCTCGACCACGTGTGCGTCGCGAGCTACCCGGCGCCGTTCGACGCCTGCCCCAAGGTGCCCTCGCCGTCCGGCCCCCAGGAGCCGGTCATGGCGCCCTCGGCCGCCCCGGGCGACACGGACAAGCGCGTGCTCAAGCCCGACGACGTGGACGGGGTCTGCACGGCCTATCCCGTGTCGGCCGGCGGGTGCGGGTGCCGCAGCGGGGGCGGCGGGGGCGCGCTGGCGCTGGCGGCGGCGGGCTGGGGGCTGTGGCGGCGCGGCCGGAGGCGTCAGCGGACCACCGCGCCGGCGTAGCCGACCACGTGGGCGCGGTCGCCGGTCACGTCCCCGCTGTCCGCGTACCGGACGAGCTCGGCGCGCGCGGCGCCGAGGGCGCGCGCCGCGGCCAGCGCCACCGTCGCCGGGACGTAGCCGCACATCGAGATCTCCTCGCGCTCGACCACCTCGAAGAGGCCGCGCGCGTCGAGCGCCAGGAAGCGGTCGAGCGCGAGGGCGTCCTTCCGGCGCGCCTCCTCGGCGGACACGTAGTGGCTCATGTCCGAGGAGGCGACGAGCAGCGCCGGCCGCGCGCGCAGCGCGCCCGCCAGCGCCTCGCCCAGCGCAAGGCACGCCTCCACGGTGAGCGGGCCGAGGCACAGCGCGGCGATCGCCACCTCCGGCCGGCGCGCCTGGAGGAACGGGAGCTGGACCTCCAGCGCGTGCTCGGCCAGGTGGGCGGCGCGGTCGGGCCGCACGCCCGGGCAGCCGCGCAGCGCCGCGGTGAGCTCGGGGTCGAGCGGCACGCGGCCGAGCGGCGTGCGCCACCCGCCGTCCGGCCAGAGCGCGACCGGCTCGCCGAGCCCGGTGTGGTTGGGGCAGAGCACCACCGCGCGCTCGGGTACGGCGGTGCGCGCGTAGGTCGCCCCCGCGACGCCTCCGGAGTACAGGTAGCCCGCGTGTGGGGCGAGCACCGCCACCGCGGGCGCCGCCTCGCTCGCGTCCCCGAGCAGCGCCGCCACCTCGCGCGCCAGCTCCGCCCGGCCTCCGGGGTAGAAGCGGCCCGCCACGGCTGGTTCGCGGTCCATGCGGTCCTGGGATATAACGGCCGGCCGATGAGCAAGCGCAAGACGGTCCTCATCGTGGACGACTCGAGCGCGCTGGTGGACGCGCTCACCGCCGCCTTCGAGGACGCCGGCTACGCGGTCGGCGCGGCGATGGACGGCGAGGAGGTCTTCCGCAAGATGGCCGCGCTCGACCCGGCCGCCGTCCTCCTCGACATCTACATGCCGAAGATCAACGGCGCCGACGTGTGCCGGCTGGTGAAGGCGCACCCGCACTGGAAGAAGACGTTCCTGGTGCTGATGAGCGCGCGCATCTCCGACCGCGAGATCGACATGTACCGCCGCATCGGCGCGAACGAGATCCTGCGCAAGCCCTTCGAGCCGGAGGTCCCGCTCGAGGCGGTGCGCAAGGCGATCGGGGCGCCCGAGGCGGGCTGACGGTCTCGCAGCGTCCTCTCTTCTCCCTCGCCCCGCGGAGCGGGGAGAGGGCCGGGGAGAGGGCGAGAGGGCCGGGGAGAGGGGCCGCTCAACCCCGTCCGGCGCCGCAGAGGCCCGCGCGCTCGCGAGATCCGCAGGTGCC
It encodes the following:
- the amrB gene encoding AmmeMemoRadiSam system protein B, coding for MDREPAVAGRFYPGGRAELAREVAALLGDASEAAPAVAVLAPHAGYLYSGGVAGATYARTAVPERAVVLCPNHTGLGEPVALWPDGGWRTPLGRVPLDPELTAALRGCPGVRPDRAAHLAEHALEVQLPFLQARRPEVAIAALCLGPLTVEACLALGEALAGALRARPALLVASSDMSHYVSAEEARRKDALALDRFLALDARGLFEVVEREEISMCGYVPATVALAAARALGAARAELVRYADSGDVTGDRAHVVGYAGAVVR
- a CDS encoding response regulator, translated to MSKRKTVLIVDDSSALVDALTAAFEDAGYAVGAAMDGEEVFRKMAALDPAAVLLDIYMPKINGADVCRLVKAHPHWKKTFLVLMSARISDREIDMYRRIGANEILRKPFEPEVPLEAVRKAIGAPEAG